In the genome of Flavobacterium panacagri, one region contains:
- a CDS encoding ABC transporter ATP-binding protein: METILTIENLNKRYGRIQALKNVSFTIQKGRVYGILGPNGSGKSTTLGIVLNVVNKSSGNYRWFDGNVETHEALKKVGAIIERPNFYPYMTAEQNLKLVCKIKNINYAKVNEKLELVGLSERKDSKFSTFSLGMKQRLAIASALLNDPEILILDEPTNGLDPQGIHQIRDIIKKIASQGTTILLASHLLDEVEKVCSEVIVLRKGEVLYSGSVDGMAANEGFFEVSSNDNEVLKSVLSNHDAVGQIKEEDGKVLVYLKSDLSASELNQFLFSKNVVLNHLVKRKNSLEAQFLELTKNTNPKN, translated from the coding sequence TTGGAAACCATATTAACCATTGAGAATCTAAATAAAAGATACGGCCGAATTCAGGCTTTAAAAAATGTATCTTTTACAATACAAAAAGGTCGTGTTTATGGCATTCTTGGCCCAAACGGCAGCGGAAAATCGACTACATTAGGAATTGTTTTAAATGTTGTCAATAAATCTTCTGGCAATTATCGCTGGTTTGACGGCAATGTAGAAACCCATGAAGCTTTGAAAAAAGTTGGTGCCATTATAGAAAGACCCAATTTCTATCCTTATATGACTGCCGAGCAAAACCTAAAACTGGTTTGCAAAATCAAAAATATCAATTACGCCAAAGTCAATGAAAAATTGGAATTGGTTGGTTTGAGTGAACGAAAAGACAGCAAGTTCAGTACCTTTTCTCTGGGAATGAAACAACGTCTGGCAATTGCATCGGCACTTTTAAATGATCCTGAAATTCTGATTTTAGATGAACCAACTAACGGATTAGATCCACAGGGAATTCATCAAATTCGAGATATTATCAAAAAAATTGCCTCGCAGGGAACTACTATTTTATTGGCTTCACATTTATTGGATGAAGTTGAAAAAGTGTGTTCTGAAGTAATTGTTTTAAGAAAAGGAGAAGTTTTGTATTCTGGGTCTGTAGACGGAATGGCTGCAAATGAAGGTTTCTTCGAAGTTTCTTCAAATGACAACGAAGTTTTAAAATCGGTTTTAAGCAATCATGATGCTGTTGGACAAATCAAAGAAGAAGATGGAAAAGTTTTGGTCTATCTAAAATCAGACTTGTCAGCTTCTGAGTTAAACCAATTTCTGTTTTCTAAAAATGTTGTTTTAAATCATTTGGTAAAACGAAAAAACAGTCTTGAAGCTCAATTTTTAGAATTAACAAAAAACACCAATCCAAAAAACTAA
- a CDS encoding ABC transporter permease, with amino-acid sequence MKRLLSIELQKIWMNKASKILTLTYFILLSFIALIAAIKFDIGPFKFHLAEMGIFNFPFIWHFNTYVAAILKLFLAIVIVSMMANEYSYGTLKQNLIDGLSKKEFILSKFLTVVLFAFISTVFVFVMSLILGLVFSSYTEIDIIFTDLDYLLAFFVKLTGFFSFCLFLGIFVKRSAFALGFLLVWSIIESILRGFLAFKVFPESNTDEKITQFFPLESMSNLIVNPAPRLSVVKNIGTQIGIETDIDYSVSYFGILIVLAWTFLFVYFSYKLLKNRDL; translated from the coding sequence ATGAAAAGACTTCTCTCTATAGAATTACAAAAAATCTGGATGAACAAAGCCAGTAAAATATTGACTTTAACTTATTTCATATTACTTTCTTTTATAGCTTTAATTGCTGCCATAAAATTTGATATTGGCCCGTTCAAATTTCATTTGGCTGAAATGGGAATTTTCAACTTTCCTTTTATCTGGCACTTCAATACTTATGTGGCTGCTATTCTTAAGCTTTTCCTTGCTATTGTAATTGTTTCAATGATGGCAAATGAATACAGTTATGGAACTTTAAAACAAAATTTAATAGATGGTTTAAGTAAAAAAGAATTCATTCTGTCTAAATTTTTAACGGTTGTTTTGTTTGCATTTATCTCAACTGTTTTTGTTTTTGTAATGAGTTTAATTTTAGGATTAGTTTTTTCTTCTTATACTGAAATTGATATTATTTTTACTGATTTAGATTATCTTTTAGCCTTTTTTGTCAAACTGACAGGTTTCTTTTCTTTCTGTTTATTTTTAGGAATTTTTGTAAAAAGATCAGCATTTGCTTTAGGTTTTCTTTTAGTGTGGAGTATTATTGAAAGCATATTAAGAGGATTTCTAGCTTTTAAAGTATTTCCTGAAAGTAATACTGATGAAAAAATCACACAGTTTTTTCCTTTAGAATCCATGTCCAATTTAATTGTCAATCCAGCTCCTAGATTGTCTGTAGTTAAAAATATTGGTACTCAAATTGGAATCGAAACAGACATTGATTACAGTGTAAGTTATTTTGGTATTTTAATCGTTTTAGCATGGACTTTCTTATTTGTTTATTTTTCTTACAAACTATTAAAAAATAGAGATTTATAG
- a CDS encoding T9SS type B sorting domain-containing protein — MNYFKSLLILLLVNFTCICANAQVITIDGARTPKQLVENTLVNSSCLAIGNTAGKGDGAFPIVPMSYAYFSSGTSNFPFSEGVVLSTSMGIEIAGPYTASTGGGSNVWLGDPDLDQALGITSVNATSLEFDFVPLTDLISFNYIFASNEYQYGYPCSYSDGFAFLIKEAGTSDMYQNIATIPNTNIPVSSLNIHPTIVPGKDRNGNNYNGCPEVNPQYFNGFNPASAPINFTGQTVVMNARTNVTPGKTYHIKLVIGDDRFQYYDSAVFLQAGSFTSKIDFGEDRTAANNNTVCFGETIVLDTKLSPSYTYKWFKDNIEISGANASSYSATETGNYKAEVTFAPSTCAVVGEIKLEFAPEILSTNTILLQCDDNNDGISIFNLTKANNIIKNNVSSIINEGYYLTLADAQNKTNKISSPEHYINTANNQIIYARLENEFGCFITATVTLQIASTSIVNPAPINVCDGDEIQDGLHQFDLNSEVTPQIMTGLPSGLTAIYFLTANDALTETNPLPNIFRNTIPYNQTIYARVVNGPDCYDVVPVPLVINTFDPPNFEDESEYLCQNNTLTLSVASGFSSYLWSNGGTSDTININSAGDYSVTVKDVNGCEKTKNFKVISSEPAVITNAVVKDFSGNDNSVLIEYNGTGNYEFSLDGLTFQDDPMFNGISPGTYTAVVRDKNGCGLSNFYLVYVLDYPRFFTPNGDGYNDLWVIKDSNSLPDYTISIFDRYGKLLKQMNQNSLGWTGNFNGKQLPSDDYWFTLIFIDGRNVKGHFSLKR, encoded by the coding sequence ATGAATTATTTTAAAAGCCTTTTAATTTTATTACTTGTAAACTTCACATGTATTTGTGCCAATGCACAAGTAATCACTATAGATGGCGCAAGAACGCCAAAGCAATTAGTAGAAAACACTTTAGTTAACAGCTCTTGTCTCGCTATTGGTAATACTGCCGGTAAGGGAGATGGAGCTTTTCCTATTGTACCTATGAGCTATGCTTATTTTAGTTCAGGTACAAGCAATTTTCCATTTTCTGAGGGCGTTGTTTTAAGTACTTCTATGGGAATAGAAATAGCTGGCCCATATACTGCATCAACTGGAGGAGGGAGTAATGTTTGGCTTGGTGATCCAGATCTAGATCAAGCTTTAGGAATTACTTCTGTCAACGCGACATCCTTAGAGTTTGATTTTGTTCCCTTAACCGATTTAATTAGTTTCAATTACATTTTTGCTTCAAATGAATACCAATATGGCTATCCTTGTTCCTATTCAGATGGTTTTGCTTTTTTAATTAAAGAAGCAGGAACAAGCGATATGTATCAAAATATAGCCACCATACCTAATACAAATATTCCCGTTTCTTCCTTGAATATTCATCCTACAATTGTACCTGGAAAAGATCGAAATGGAAATAACTATAATGGTTGTCCTGAAGTAAATCCGCAATATTTTAATGGTTTTAATCCCGCATCGGCACCAATAAATTTTACAGGGCAAACTGTTGTAATGAATGCCAGAACCAATGTAACACCAGGAAAAACATATCACATTAAGCTTGTTATTGGCGATGACCGATTTCAATATTACGATTCAGCCGTCTTCTTGCAAGCGGGCAGTTTCACATCAAAAATTGATTTTGGTGAAGATAGAACAGCCGCAAACAATAACACCGTTTGTTTTGGAGAAACAATAGTATTGGATACAAAACTATCTCCGTCTTATACTTACAAATGGTTTAAGGACAATATAGAAATTAGTGGAGCAAATGCTTCATCGTATAGTGCTACAGAAACCGGAAACTATAAGGCAGAAGTAACATTTGCACCATCAACTTGTGCAGTAGTTGGAGAAATTAAACTTGAATTTGCTCCTGAAATTCTTTCAACAAATACTATTCTTTTACAATGTGACGATAACAATGACGGAATCTCCATTTTCAATCTAACCAAAGCAAATAATATTATAAAAAATAATGTTTCAAGCATTATAAATGAGGGATATTATCTAACACTGGCAGATGCGCAGAATAAAACCAATAAAATTTCGTCACCAGAACATTATATAAATACAGCTAATAACCAAATTATATATGCTCGTTTAGAAAATGAATTTGGATGTTTTATAACTGCAACAGTGACACTGCAAATTGCTTCAACTTCAATTGTGAATCCCGCTCCAATAAATGTTTGTGATGGAGATGAAATTCAAGATGGACTGCATCAATTTGATTTGAATTCAGAAGTTACACCACAAATCATGACTGGTCTTCCAAGTGGCTTAACTGCTATCTATTTTTTAACTGCAAATGATGCATTAACTGAAACAAATCCATTACCAAATATCTTTAGAAATACAATTCCTTACAATCAGACCATTTATGCCAGAGTGGTCAATGGCCCTGATTGTTATGACGTTGTGCCTGTCCCTCTCGTTATAAACACTTTTGATCCGCCAAACTTTGAAGACGAATCTGAATATCTATGCCAAAACAATACTCTTACTTTGTCTGTTGCTTCAGGTTTCAGCAGTTATTTATGGAGCAATGGCGGTACTTCAGACACAATAAATATTAATTCGGCTGGAGATTATTCTGTGACCGTAAAAGATGTCAATGGATGTGAAAAAACAAAAAACTTTAAAGTAATTTCATCTGAACCTGCTGTGATAACAAATGCTGTTGTCAAAGATTTTTCTGGAAATGACAATTCTGTTTTAATTGAATATAATGGCACAGGTAATTACGAATTCTCATTAGACGGACTAACATTTCAAGACGATCCAATGTTTAATGGAATTAGTCCTGGGACTTACACTGCAGTCGTGAGAGATAAAAATGGATGCGGTTTGTCTAACTTTTACCTAGTTTATGTTTTAGACTATCCACGATTTTTTACTCCAAATGGGGATGGATACAATGATTTATGGGTTATTAAAGATTCTAATTCACTTCCTGATTATACCATAAGTATTTTTGACCGCTATGGAAAATTATTGAAACAAATGAACCAAAACAGTCTAGGATGGACAGGAAATTTCAACGGAAAACAATTACCTTCTGATGATTATTGGTTTACCTTAATTTTTATTGATGGTAGAAATGTAAAAGGACATTTTAGTTTAAAGAGATAA
- a CDS encoding T9SS type B sorting domain-containing protein yields MKKIVLFLLFLFFTLNCFSQFSKTHYIPPLVSVVGFANDQYLYISTPSVTNVNFKIIANGGSVINGTVNNTNPYRYYIGTGLTTQLFTPLTNIGVIADRGYIIEAEDLVYVSARVNAGLSISKEYNHAGGLVSKGNSALGTTFRLGAMLNPLYDETLLNFASIMATENGTKVTISNIQNGTQLLDGTIVSGPITITLNKNESYVLALVNIDNSQPSNSSKMIGALVTSDKSVVVNSGSFGGSNSTAINTINGSPYIAGRDVGFDQIVSLEKTGKEYIFIKGLGTDELERVLLVAHYNNTEIFLNGSSTPYKILNSGEYIAIDGSQFNNGSLYVKTSANVFAYQSIAGTDAPANQNMFFVPPINCATPNTVDNIPQIQSIGNNTFNGYLNIVTETGASVLLNNSPISATPVAIQGTADFVRYSIPNLAGNIAVKSTKQIYVSYFGTNGAATYGGYYSGFDLKPEIVSSKITLDNSSCIPNVSLKINTLSSYDTFQWYKDDVLIPGETKNNYTPTQPGFYQVRGSISGCVTNIFSDKIPVSECPINQDNDLVNDNIDIDYDNDGITNCTESYGDQAINISNPNSGLVKVGTYSNSFSGLVTNLISVPVPFSGNTDGSFVTHVAPGKGSTVSYALNFAKPINLRLEYSSAANADEFLNPNSEYIINSDINKTFTVLNPDNQLLIDTNYDGIYESGVTEFSSFEIRFRLNGNIPLPAGTGTFKFQSYQTQSFKISHKNLSDDAGNKSTFKLIATCVPKDTDGDGIPDQLDLDSDNDGIPDLIESQTTPKPLSNTDINLDGLDDMFSLTAPPLDTDKDGIPNYLDLDSDNDGIYDLVESGSNAPDANRDGVIDTMDFGNNGLSDALETNPDSGKLNYTILDSDNDGIKNYTELDSDNDGCNDVIEAGFTDPDFDGQLGNTPVIVNSFGIVTSRTDGYTPPNGNYIIATPIIITKQPENQTVCELEKATFVIESNADSFQWQFSTDGGTIWNAVPENTLYSGTKTTALTIQKTSKTMSGYQYRVQLNRNNNACGLISANSVSFNLLTLPILNSPVTIVQCDDDTDGISNFNVTEKNNFVSNNFSNEIFTYYTTLNGANTKDATTLISNPLSYTSGNKSIWTRVENSNGCFSVSQLNLVVSTTQIDPSFKRSFAICDDSIDNLSTDTDGITSFDFSSVTHEIEAMLPSAGTNYSIKYYANEIDAFAEINAITDNSNYRNTTPNQQNIWVRVDSNLDNACFGIGPFITLKVNAKPNIDINSDKSADGLVCSNLPSFFIKLDAGIIGNTTASTYTYIWSKDESIIPGETNETLDVNEPGKYTVEVFTKDENSCSRTRTITVTASDIAHLDSVSISDLSDFNTVEVNVSGTGNYEYSIDDPNGPFQESNSFEYVRAGIHELYVNDKNNCGKISKTIAVLGIPKYFTPNNDGYNDYWNIQGANETLNSGAKILIFDRYGKLIKQITSTSNGWDGTYTGSPMPADDYWYTIKLEDGREVKGHFSLKR; encoded by the coding sequence ATGAAAAAAATAGTACTCTTTCTCCTGTTTCTTTTTTTTACTTTAAATTGCTTTTCTCAATTCAGTAAAACGCATTATATACCGCCGTTAGTTTCTGTGGTAGGATTTGCAAACGATCAATATTTATATATTTCGACTCCAAGCGTTACGAATGTAAATTTTAAAATAATAGCTAACGGAGGCAGTGTAATAAATGGAACTGTAAACAATACCAATCCTTATCGTTATTATATTGGTACAGGTCTTACCACACAATTATTCACCCCTTTAACCAATATTGGAGTTATAGCAGACAGAGGGTATATTATTGAGGCTGAAGATTTAGTTTATGTCAGTGCAAGGGTCAATGCTGGGCTCTCAATTAGTAAAGAGTATAATCATGCCGGAGGATTAGTGTCTAAAGGAAATAGTGCTCTTGGTACTACTTTTAGATTAGGCGCTATGTTAAATCCTCTCTATGATGAAACGTTGTTAAACTTTGCTTCCATCATGGCTACTGAAAATGGAACTAAAGTCACTATATCCAATATTCAAAACGGCACTCAGCTTTTGGATGGAACAATAGTTTCTGGCCCAATAACGATAACTTTAAATAAGAATGAAAGTTATGTACTCGCTTTAGTGAATATTGATAATTCGCAACCCTCAAATAGCTCCAAAATGATTGGTGCATTGGTTACTTCAGACAAATCAGTTGTTGTTAATTCAGGTTCATTTGGAGGAAGCAATAGTACCGCAATAAATACTATAAATGGTTCACCTTATATTGCTGGACGAGATGTGGGATTTGATCAAATTGTTTCGTTAGAAAAAACAGGAAAAGAATACATTTTTATAAAAGGTCTTGGAACTGATGAATTAGAACGTGTTTTATTGGTAGCACATTATAATAATACCGAGATATTTCTTAATGGTTCTTCTACTCCTTATAAAATACTTAACAGCGGTGAATACATTGCAATTGATGGAAGCCAATTTAACAACGGAAGTTTATATGTAAAAACATCTGCCAATGTATTTGCTTACCAAAGTATTGCAGGAACTGATGCTCCAGCTAATCAAAATATGTTTTTTGTTCCTCCGATAAACTGTGCTACTCCAAATACAGTTGACAACATACCTCAGATTCAATCTATTGGCAATAATACTTTTAACGGTTATCTAAATATTGTTACCGAAACTGGAGCCTCAGTTTTGTTAAACAACAGCCCTATTAGCGCAACACCTGTCGCAATTCAGGGAACAGCAGATTTTGTACGTTACAGCATTCCTAATTTAGCTGGAAATATAGCTGTAAAATCAACCAAGCAAATATATGTTTCTTACTTTGGAACCAATGGAGCGGCAACTTATGGGGGATATTATTCTGGTTTTGATTTAAAACCAGAAATTGTAAGCAGTAAAATTACACTCGATAACTCTTCATGCATCCCAAATGTATCTTTAAAAATAAATACCTTATCTTCTTATGATACTTTTCAATGGTACAAAGACGATGTTCTGATTCCAGGCGAAACTAAAAACAACTATACTCCTACCCAACCTGGTTTTTATCAGGTAAGAGGCAGTATTTCTGGCTGTGTTACCAATATTTTCTCTGACAAAATTCCAGTAAGCGAATGTCCAATTAATCAAGATAATGATTTAGTAAATGACAATATTGACATCGATTATGATAATGATGGCATAACAAACTGTACCGAATCTTATGGCGATCAAGCTATAAATATTTCAAACCCAAATTCAGGACTGGTCAAAGTGGGGACTTATTCTAATTCTTTTTCAGGTTTGGTTACCAATCTTATTTCAGTCCCAGTTCCTTTTAGTGGTAATACAGATGGAAGTTTTGTTACCCATGTCGCTCCAGGAAAAGGTTCTACTGTAAGCTATGCTTTAAATTTTGCTAAACCAATAAATCTTCGATTGGAATACAGTTCTGCGGCAAATGCTGATGAATTTTTAAATCCTAATTCTGAATACATTATCAATTCGGATATCAATAAAACTTTTACAGTTTTAAATCCTGACAATCAATTATTAATTGATACTAATTATGATGGGATATATGAAAGTGGTGTTACTGAGTTTTCTTCGTTTGAAATTCGTTTCCGATTAAATGGAAATATTCCTTTACCAGCTGGAACCGGCACATTCAAATTTCAGTCTTATCAAACCCAATCGTTTAAAATCTCTCACAAAAATCTTTCAGATGATGCCGGTAATAAATCAACTTTTAAGCTAATTGCAACTTGTGTTCCAAAAGATACTGACGGAGACGGAATTCCAGACCAATTAGATTTAGATTCAGACAATGACGGTATTCCTGATTTAATAGAATCACAAACAACACCTAAACCATTATCCAATACTGACATTAATTTAGATGGATTGGACGATATGTTTTCTTTAACAGCACCTCCTTTAGATACCGACAAAGATGGCATTCCTAATTATCTTGATTTAGACAGTGATAATGACGGAATATACGATTTAGTCGAATCTGGAAGTAATGCGCCGGATGCCAACAGAGATGGAGTAATTGACACAATGGATTTTGGAAATAATGGATTATCTGATGCATTAGAAACGAATCCCGACAGCGGAAAATTAAATTACACTATTTTAGATTCTGATAACGACGGCATAAAAAACTATACTGAACTCGACAGTGATAACGATGGCTGTAACGATGTCATAGAAGCTGGATTTACTGATCCTGACTTTGATGGTCAATTAGGAAATACTCCTGTAATTGTAAATTCTTTTGGAATTGTTACCAGCAGAACAGATGGTTATACACCTCCTAATGGCAATTATATTATTGCAACTCCAATTATAATAACCAAACAGCCCGAAAATCAAACAGTTTGTGAACTCGAAAAAGCAACTTTTGTAATTGAATCTAATGCCGACAGCTTTCAATGGCAGTTTTCAACCGATGGCGGAACTATTTGGAATGCAGTACCCGAGAATACCCTTTATTCTGGAACTAAAACTACGGCTTTGACGATACAGAAAACAAGCAAAACTATGAGTGGATATCAATATCGTGTACAATTAAATAGAAATAACAATGCTTGCGGTTTGATTTCGGCAAATTCAGTGAGTTTTAATCTTCTAACATTACCTATTCTAAATTCGCCCGTAACCATTGTACAATGTGATGACGACACTGATGGTATTTCTAATTTTAATGTAACTGAAAAAAACAATTTTGTTTCTAATAATTTTTCAAATGAGATCTTTACCTATTACACTACTTTAAATGGCGCAAATACAAAAGATGCCACAACATTGATTTCAAATCCGCTATCGTATACAAGTGGAAATAAAAGCATTTGGACTAGAGTAGAGAATTCAAATGGCTGTTTTTCGGTTTCTCAATTAAATCTAGTCGTTTCAACAACACAGATAGATCCAAGTTTTAAAAGGTCTTTTGCAATCTGTGACGATTCTATTGATAATTTAAGTACCGATACAGATGGAATCACATCCTTTGATTTTAGCTCTGTTACTCATGAAATCGAAGCTATGCTCCCTTCTGCAGGAACAAATTACTCGATAAAGTATTATGCAAATGAAATAGATGCCTTCGCAGAAATTAATGCAATTACAGATAATTCGAATTATAGAAATACTACACCAAATCAGCAGAATATTTGGGTAAGGGTAGACAGTAATTTGGATAATGCTTGCTTTGGAATAGGACCTTTTATAACATTAAAAGTAAATGCAAAACCTAACATAGATATTAACAGTGATAAAAGCGCTGATGGATTGGTTTGTTCCAATTTACCATCATTTTTCATTAAACTTGATGCAGGAATTATCGGAAATACCACAGCAAGTACATACACTTATATTTGGTCAAAAGACGAAAGTATAATACCAGGAGAAACAAATGAAACCCTTGATGTTAACGAACCAGGAAAATATACTGTTGAAGTTTTTACCAAAGACGAAAACAGCTGCAGCAGAACAAGAACTATTACCGTTACTGCTTCGGATATAGCACATCTTGATTCGGTATCTATTTCAGACTTATCTGATTTTAATACTGTCGAAGTAAATGTTTCAGGAACTGGAAACTATGAATATAGTATTGACGATCCGAATGGCCCTTTCCAAGAATCAAATTCATTTGAATATGTTCGTGCTGGAATACATGAACTTTATGTAAATGATAAAAATAACTGTGGAAAAATTTCAAAAACTATTGCTGTTCTTGGAATCCCAAAATATTTCACTCCAAATAATGACGGATATAATGACTATTGGAACATTCAAGGAGCAAATGAAACATTAAATTCTGGTGCCAAAATCCTTATTTTCGATCGATATGGCAAATTAATTAAACAAATTACTTCTACCAGTAATGGCTGGGACGGAACGTATACCGGAAGTCCAATGCCTGCCGATGATTATTGGTATACTATAAAATTGGAAGATGGACGAGAAGTAAAAGGTCATTTCAGTTTAAAAAGATAG